In Panthera leo isolate Ple1 chromosome B3, P.leo_Ple1_pat1.1, whole genome shotgun sequence, a single genomic region encodes these proteins:
- the LOC122221251 gene encoding olfactory receptor 11G2-like, with amino-acid sequence MSMSEANNISGSVSEFILLGFPCRREIQILLFVIFSLIYLLTLMGNTSIICAVWSSRKLHTPMYILLANFSFLEICYVSSDVPKMLANIISQTKSISYAGCLLQFYFFFSMCAAEGYFLSAMSFDRFLAICRPLRYPTIMTYHLCARLVVFCWVGGFLSILMPAVLMSQVPFCGPNIIDHFFCDLGPLLALSCAPVPKTTLTCATVSSLIIFITFLYILGSYSLVLRAVLRVPAGSGRNKAFSTCASHFLVVSLFYGSVMVMYVSPGSRSHPGTQKFVTLFYCMATPFFNPLIYSLRNKDMKDALKKVLGAPSKEITKNKEK; translated from the coding sequence ATGAGTATGTCAGAAGCCAACAATATCTCTGGGTCTGTGAGTGAGTTCATCCTCCTGGGCTTCCCATGCCGCAGGGAGATCCAGATCCTCCTCTTTGTCATCTTCTCCCTCATCTACCTTCTGACTCTCATGGGGAACACATCCATCATCTGTGCCGTGTGGTCAAGCCGGAAACTCCACACACCCATGTACATCCTCCTGGCCAACTTCTCCTTCCTGGAGATCTGCTATGTCAGTTCTGATGTGCCCAAAATGTTGGCCAACATCATCTCCCAGACTAAGAGTATCTCCTATGCTGGCTGCCTGCTTcagttctactttttcttttctatgtgtgCTGCTGAAGGCTACTTTCTGTCTGCAATGTCCTTTGATCGGTTCCTTGCTATCTGTCGACCTCTACGTTACCCCACCATCATGACTTACCATCTATGTGCCCGATTAGTGGTTTTCTGCTGGGTAGGTGGCTTTCTATCCATACTCATGCCTGCAGTTCTCATGTCCCAGGTGCCCTTCTGTGGCCCTAACATCATTGACCATTTTTTCTGTGACCTGGGACCATTGCTAGCCCTGTCCTGTGCTCCAGTTCCCAAAACTACTCTAACTTGTGCTACTGTAAGTTCTCTTATCATCTTTATCACCTTCCTCTACATTCTAGGGTCCTATAGCTTAGTTTTGCGTGCTGTACTTCGGGTCCCAGCTGGCTCAGGTAGGAACAAAGCCTTTTCTACATGTGCCTCACATTTCTTGGTGGTTTCCCTGTTCTATGGATCAGTCATGGTGATGTATGTGAGTCCAGGTTCCAGGAGCCATCCTGGAACACAGAAATTTGTGACCCTGTTTTACTGCATGGCAACCCCATTCTTTAATCCTTTGATTTACAGTCTTCGGAACAAAGATATGAAAGATGCACTCAAGAAAGTCCTGGGAGCACCATcaaaagaaattactaaaaataaagagaaatga